The following are from one region of the Odontesthes bonariensis isolate fOdoBon6 chromosome 12, fOdoBon6.hap1, whole genome shotgun sequence genome:
- the ptprna gene encoding protein tyrosine phosphatase receptor type Na: MQHLKPWRALLLLAVLYQPAVSEKYGCLFERKLCTRDQFCSDDGLFGQCRGSRQDQVQYQVSVPVLKRMQEVLKQLMLQGLSWQDDITQYILSKELKRVPHTTLPSKPVSSSSSFHSSQSKQPISHHHSSKSGSTPPGGKYVDYMIVEPPQSPMRMQTASMDPYTYHQHRYQDEAERSLMGAGGGYARPSSRSQANQRGRERDRQLLQEALSLNLPSAQPSYRHRGAASIAPAGLRYYDDLELEIPVDYVEDYTLQERLATAGRQQPLQNKKAPQDLNPLSGSDDGLLQRMLEVYLRRYNIDPRELSQEQLYKLALILQLLQGQDKADPVEKDLISLKEMQLLKKESVSKPEKPVAVPGPPVDPPAPSSASVPDTPPAKSASLPPSASQPPQAAPAEDGHRFKEPLVEGTGAKEEYGYIVTNQSPLSLYDGVKLLGQLANKIHLTTSSFINISVVGPVLTFRVRQNEHNMTAAEVAAKAVSEKNFLESETGLKIVQSGVGERTDARGLPQVARVSQGSSGTVITLVSMAVVGGVLVLAMVIACFRHYAQQVANGKLGLGPEGGTETHFDYQELCRQHMASKTSMSRQDCMGGVTAGMAGSAIGTGAGGRRGTDTSRVSSVSSQFSDGPQHSPSSTHSSTPSWSEEPAQPNMDISTGHMILAYMEDHLRNKDRLQKEWEALCSYQAEPCSVAVAQDPTNMDKNRRPEALPYDHSRVKLKTEVNPTKQDYINASLIFDHDPRQPAYIATQGPLPHTVADFWQMVWENGCTVIVMMTALLEDGEKQCERYWPDEGSSLYHIYEVNLVSEHIWCKDFLVRSFYLKNVQTQETRTLTQFHLLSWPGDGIPTSTRPLLDFRRKVNKCYRGRSCPIIVHCSDGTGRAGSYILIDMVLNRMAKGVKEIDIAAALEHIRDQRPGLVRTKDHFEFALTAVAEEVNAILKALPQ, from the exons ATGCAACATCTTAAGCCATGGCGAGCTCTGCTCCTTCTAGCTGTGCTGTACCAACCAGCAGTCTCTGAAAAATACG GTTGTCTGTTTGAGAGAAAACTGTGCACAAGAGATCAGTTCTGCTCGGATG ATGGGTTGTTCGGTCAATGTCGAGGCTCCAGGCAGGACCAGGTCCAGTACCAGGTGTCCGTTCCTGTGCTGAAAAGAATGCAGGAAGTCCTCAAACAGCTCATGCTCCAAG GACTGTCATGGCAGGATGACATCACCCAGTATATTTTATCAAAGGAGCTGAAGAGAGTTCCCCATACAACCCTTCCATCAAAGCCAGTCTCCTCATCGTCCTCTTTTCATTCGTCTCA GTCCAAACAACCCATCTCCCACCACCACAGCTCAAAGTCGGGGTCCACACCACCTGGTGGCAAATATGTGGACTATATGATTGTTGAGCCACCTCAGTCTCCGATGCGCATGCAGACTGCATCAATGGATCCATACACATACCACCAG CACAGGTACCAAGATGAAGCTGAGAGATCTCTTATGGGTGCAGGAGGGGGTTATGCCCGCCCCTCTTCAAGATCCCAGGCCaaccagagagggagagagCGTGATAggcagctgctgcaggaagcTCTGTCTCTCAACCTGCCCTCTGCGCAACCCTCATATCGCCACCGAGGGGCCGCCTCCATTGCACCTGCGG GTCTGCGTTATTATGACGACTTGGAGTTGGAGATACCGGTGGACTACGTGGAAGACTACACCCTACAGGAGAGACTTGCTACTGCAGGCAGGCAGCAACCCTTACAAAATAAGAAAGCTCCTCAGGACTTAAATCCCTTGTCTGGAAGCGATG ATGGCTTGCTCCAGAGGATGTTAGAGGTTTACCTCAGGAGGTACAACATTGATCCGAGGGAGCTGAGTCAGGAGCAGCTCTACAAGCTGGCTCTCATACTGCAGCTACTGCAGGGCCAGGACAAAGCAG ATCCAGTTGAGAAAGACCTTATCTCTCTCAAGGAG ATGcaactgttaaaaaaagaaagtgtgtcCAAACCAGAGAAGCCCGTCGCTGTTCCTGGTCCCCCTGTTGACCCTCCTGCCCCCTCCTCTGCCTCAGTCCCAGACACACCTCCAGCCAAAAGTGCCAGCTTGCCCCCATCTGCCTCCCAACCTCCACAGGCCGCTCCTGCTGAAGATGGGCACCGCTTTAAGGAACCCCTTGTTGAGGGTACAGGAGCCAAAGAGGAATATGGGTATATCGTCACTAACCAGAG TCCTCTGAGTCTCTATGATGGAGTGAAACTGTTGGGGCAACTGGCTAATAAGATACACTTGACAACAAGCAGCTTCATCAACATCAG CGTGGTCGGTCCTGTGTTGACTTTCCGCGTCCGCCAAAACGAGCACAACATGACTGCTGCAGAGGTGGCCGCTAAAGCCG tttctgagaagaactTCCTGGAGTCTGAGACTGGCCTGAAAATTGTACAGAGTGGTGTGGGAGAG AGAACAGATGCACGCGGTCTCCCTCAGGTGGCCCGGGTTTCCCAAGGCTCCAGTGGGACAGTCATCACCCTTGTTTCCATGGCTGTTGTGGGAGGTGTGCTGGTATTGGCCATGGTCATAGCTTGTTTCAGGCACTATGCTCAGCAAGTGGCCAATGGCAAGCTTGGCCTGGGTCCAGAGGGAGGAACAGAAACACACTTTGACTACCAG GAGCTATGTCGGCAGCACATGGCCTCCAAAACCTCCATGTCCCGCCAGGACTGCATGGGTGGGGTGACCGCTGGCATGGCGGGCTCTGCCATAGGTACTGGTGCTGGTGGACGGAGGGGTACAGACACGTCCCGTGTCAGCAGCGTCTCCTCCCAGTTCAGTGACGGCCCGCAGCACAGTCCATCCTCCACACACAGCTCCACCCCATCCTGGAGTGAAGAACCAGCCCAGCCTAACATGGATATCTCTACTGGTCACATGATACTG GCATACATGGAGGACCACCTGCGTAATAAGGACCGGCTGCAGAAGGAGTGGGAGGCTTTGTGTTCCTATCAGGCTGAACCCTGTTCAGTAGCTGTGGCTCAAGACCCGACCAACATGGACAAAAACAGACGCCCTGAGGCCCTCCCCT ATGATCACTCTCGTGTGAAGCTGAAGACAGAAGTCAACCCAACTAAACAAGATTACATCAATGCCAGTTTGATA TTTGATCACGACCCTCGTCAACCAGCTTATATCGCTACACAGGGACCTCTGCCCCACACCGTTGCTGATTTCTGGCAg ATGGTGTGGGAGAACGGCTGCACGGTGATCGTGATGATGACCGCTCTGCTGGAGGACGGAGAGAAGCAGTGTGAACGATACTGGCCTGATGAGGGCTCATCTCTCTACCACATCTACGAG GTCAACCTGGTGTCGGAGCATATCTGGTGTAAGGACTTCCTGGTGCGCAGCTTCTACCTAAAAAATGTCCAGACACAGGAGACAAGAACCTTGACACAGTTTCATCTGCTGAGCTGGCCGGGTGACGGCATCCCCACCTCCACTCGACCGCTGCTTGACTTCCgcag GAAGGTGAATAAATGTTACCGAGGACGATCCTGCCCAATCATCGTTCACTGCAG TGATGGCACTGGTAGGGCTGGCTCATACATCCTCATTGACATGGTGCTGAACCGCATGGCCAAAG GAGTGAAAGAAATCGATATTGCAGCCGCACTGGAGCACATCAGAGACCAGAGACCTGGCCTGGTTCGCACCAAG GACCACTTTGAATTCGCCCTCACAGCAGTCGCTGAGGAGGTGAACGCCATCTTGAAAGCTCTGCCACAGTGA
- the dnajb2 gene encoding dnaJ homolog subfamily B member 2 isoform X2: MVDYYKILGVSSTASQDDIKKAYRKLALKWHPDKNPDNKDEAERKFKELAEAYEVLSDKSKRNEYDRFGSDRVRHTGSSSSDFSPDFPGFTFTFRSPDEVFREFFGGQDPFASLFDDFSSFGGSSSRLGPSRFFSFPSAGVEFASFSSSFGGLDGMDSMGGGMGNFKSVSTSTRIINGKRTSTKKIKENGQERIEIEEDGVLKSVLINGVEDEMALALELSRREEQPHQSPQKPQIQNRSPAESDKYRTSPYSAAQRSFSSAPYYHYGVAGGSEDEEEDEELQMALACSLSEMEAQQRAAATDFISDSDFKAFTS; the protein is encoded by the exons ATGGTGGACTACTATAAAATCCTTGGTGTGTCCAGTACAGCCTCGCAAGATGACATCAAGAAAGC GTACCGAAAACTGGCCTTGAAATGGCATCCAGACAAAAACCCAGACAACAAGGACGAGGCAGAAAGAAAGTTCAAAGAACTTGCTGAGGCCTATGAAGTCCTGTCTGACA AGAGCAAACGCAACGAATATGACAGATTTGGCAGCGACAGAGTGCGACACACAG GTTCCTCCAGCTCAGATTTCTCACCAGATTTCCCAGGATTTACCTTCACATTCCGCAGCCCAGACGAGGTGTTCAGAGAGTTTTTTGGTGGACAGGATCCCTTTGCTAGCCTTTTTG ATGACTTCTCATCGTTCGGAGGCTCATCCTCTCGCCTTGGCCCCAGCCGATTCTTCTCTTTCCCTTCAGCTGGAG TTGAGTTcgcctctttctcttcctctttcgGTGGTCTGGACGGGATGGACAGCATGGGTGGAGGGATGGGTAACTTCAAATCTGTTTCTACGTCCACTCGCATCATAAATGGCAAACGCACCTCCACCAAGAA GATCAAGGAGAACGGACAGGAAAGAATAGAGATTGAGGAGGACGGGGTGTTAAAGAGTGTCTTAATAAATG GCGTGGAAGATGAAATGGCCCTCGCTCTGGAGCTTAGCCGGAGAGAGGAACAGCCCCATCAGTCCCCTCAGAAGCCACAAATCCAGAACAGGTCACCTGCTGAGTCTGACAAATACCGGACCAGCCCTTACTCTGCCGCACAGAGGTCATTTAGCTCCGCCCCCTACTACCATTACGGGGTTGCAGGAGGCAgcgaggatgaggaggaagatgaagaaCTTCAGATGGCTTTGGCATGCAGCCTGTCAGAAATGGAAGCCCAGCAGAGAGCTGCTGCTACCGACTTCATATCAG acTCAGACTTCAAGGCCTTCACAAGCTAA
- the LOC142396768 gene encoding tubulin alpha chain, whose translation MRECISMHVGQAGAQMGNACWELYCLEHGIQPDGQMPSDKTIGGGDDSFNTFFSETGAGKHVPRAIFVDLEPTVIDEVRSGTYRQLFHPEQLITGKEDAANNYARGHYTIGKEIIDLVLDRTRKLADQCTGLQGFLIFHSFGGGTGSGFTSLLMERLSVDYGKKSKLEFAVYPAPQVSTAVVEPYNSILTTHTTLEHSDCAFMVDNEAIYDICRRNLDIERPTYTNLNRLIGQIVSSITASLRFDGALNVDLTEFQTNLVPYPRIHFPLATYAPVISAEKAYHEQLSVADITNACFEPANQMVKCDPRHGKYMACCLLYRGDVVPKDVNSAIAAIKTKRTIQFVDWCPTGFKVGINYQPPTVVPGGDLAKVQRAVCMLSNTTAIAEAWARLDHKFDLMYAKRAFVHWYVGEGMEEGEFSEAREDMAALEKDYEEVGTDSVGEEDEEGEEY comes from the exons cgtgAGTGTATTTCTATGCACGTTGGCCAAGCTGGAGCCCAAATGGGCAATGCATGCTGGGAGCTGTACTGTCTGGAACATGGGATTCAGCCAGATGGACAGATGCCCTCTGACAAAACTATTGGAGGAGGAGATGACTCCTTCAACACCTTCTTCAGTGAGACAGGGGCAGGGAAACATGTTCCCAGAGCAATCTTTGTCGACCTGGAACCTACCGTCATTG ATGAGGTGCGTTCAGGAACTTACCGTCAGCTCTTCCACCCTGAGCAGCTGATTACAGGAAAGGAGGATGCTGCCAACAACTACGCTCGTGGACACTACACCATCGGCAAAGAAATCATAGATCTTGTTCTAGACAGGACACGCAAGCTG GCTGATCAGTGTACTGGCCTGCAGGGTTTCCTCATCTTCCACTCCTTTGGTGGAGGCACTGGCTCTGGTTTCACCTCCCTGCTGATGGAGAGACTCTCTGTTGATTATGGCAAAAAGTCCAAGCTTGAATTTGCTGTCTACCCAGCCCCCCAGGTTTCCACAGCAGTAGTGGAGCCTTACAACTCCATCTTGACAACCCACACCACCTTGGAGCACTCTGACTGTGCATTCATGGTGGACAATGAGGCCATCTATGACATCTGCCGCAGGAACCTTGACATCGAGAGACCAACTTACACTAACCTGAACAGGCTGATTGGCCAGATTGTGTCTTCTATCACAGCCTCACTTCGCTTCGATGGAGCTCTGAATGTGGACCTGACAGAGTTCCAGACCAACTTGGTGCCCTACCCTCGTATCCACTTCCCTCTGGCCACCTATGCCCCGGTCATCTCTGCAGAGAAAGCCTACCATGAGCAGCTGTCTGTGGCTGACATCACCAACGCCTGCTTCGAGCCAGCCAATCAGATGGTGAAGTGTGACCCACGCCATGGTAAATACATGGCCTGCTGTCTGCTGTATCGTGGTGATGTGGTGCCCAAAGATGTCAACTCCGCCATCGCAGCCATCAAGACCAAACGCACCATCCAGTTTGTGGACTGGTGCCCCACCGGCTTCAAGGTGGGCATCAACTACCAGCCTCCAACTGTGGTTCCTGGAGGAGACCTGGCCAAGGTGCAGAGAGCTGTGTGCATGCTGAGCAACACCACAGCCATCGCCGAGGCCTGGGCCCGACTTGACCACAAGTTTGACCTCATGTATGCCAAGAGGGCCTTTGTCCACTGGTATGTTGGTGAGGGCATGGAGGAAGGAGAGTTCTCAGAGGCCAGAGAAGATATGGCTGCTCTGGAGAAGGATTATGAAGAGGTGGGCACTGACAGCGTtggagaggaggatgaggagggagaggagtaTTAA
- the dnajb2 gene encoding dnaJ homolog subfamily B member 2 isoform X1, protein MVDYYKILGVSSTASQDDIKKAYRKLALKWHPDKNPDNKDEAERKFKELAEAYEVLSDKSKRNEYDRFGSDRVRHTGSSSSDFSPDFPGFTFTFRSPDEVFREFFGGQDPFASLFDDFSSFGGSSSRLGPSRFFSFPSAGVEFASFSSSFGGLDGMDSMGGGMGNFKSVSTSTRIINGKRTSTKKIKENGQERIEIEEDGVLKSVLINGVEDEMALALELSRREEQPHQSPQKPQIQNRSPAESDKYRTSPYSAAQRSFSSAPYYHYGVAGGSEDEEEDEELQMALACSLSEMEAQQRAAATDFISGAGGGGRAKSAGTRGNKGGGVVKGKHLNLPNSEGAVEGEKDDKGQFEMGSKPADKCEVERNVTRGASFSPQSPATANTTLPSHCCEERFKPEIRNCDCSVKKKKKCGCVVC, encoded by the exons ATGGTGGACTACTATAAAATCCTTGGTGTGTCCAGTACAGCCTCGCAAGATGACATCAAGAAAGC GTACCGAAAACTGGCCTTGAAATGGCATCCAGACAAAAACCCAGACAACAAGGACGAGGCAGAAAGAAAGTTCAAAGAACTTGCTGAGGCCTATGAAGTCCTGTCTGACA AGAGCAAACGCAACGAATATGACAGATTTGGCAGCGACAGAGTGCGACACACAG GTTCCTCCAGCTCAGATTTCTCACCAGATTTCCCAGGATTTACCTTCACATTCCGCAGCCCAGACGAGGTGTTCAGAGAGTTTTTTGGTGGACAGGATCCCTTTGCTAGCCTTTTTG ATGACTTCTCATCGTTCGGAGGCTCATCCTCTCGCCTTGGCCCCAGCCGATTCTTCTCTTTCCCTTCAGCTGGAG TTGAGTTcgcctctttctcttcctctttcgGTGGTCTGGACGGGATGGACAGCATGGGTGGAGGGATGGGTAACTTCAAATCTGTTTCTACGTCCACTCGCATCATAAATGGCAAACGCACCTCCACCAAGAA GATCAAGGAGAACGGACAGGAAAGAATAGAGATTGAGGAGGACGGGGTGTTAAAGAGTGTCTTAATAAATG GCGTGGAAGATGAAATGGCCCTCGCTCTGGAGCTTAGCCGGAGAGAGGAACAGCCCCATCAGTCCCCTCAGAAGCCACAAATCCAGAACAGGTCACCTGCTGAGTCTGACAAATACCGGACCAGCCCTTACTCTGCCGCACAGAGGTCATTTAGCTCCGCCCCCTACTACCATTACGGGGTTGCAGGAGGCAgcgaggatgaggaggaagatgaagaaCTTCAGATGGCTTTGGCATGCAGCCTGTCAGAAATGGAAGCCCAGCAGAGAGCTGCTGCTACCGACTTCATATCAGGTGCTGGGGGCGGGGGCCGAGCCAAGAGTGCCGGGACTAGGGGGAATAAAGGAGGCGGGGTTGTAAAGGGAAAACATTTAAACTTGCCTAATAGTGAAGGAGCTGTTGAAGGGGAGAAAGATGATAAGGGCCAGTTTGAAATGGGTTCAAAGCCTGCAGATAAATGTGAAGTGGAGAGAAATGTAACCAGGGGGGCAAGCTTCTCTCCTCAGTCACCCGCAACGGCCAACACAACACTGCCAAGCCACTGTTGCGAAGAGAGATTCAAACCTGAGATCAGAAACTGCGATTgcagtgtgaaaaagaaaaagaaatgtgggTGTGTTGTGTGCTAA